In Candidatus Palauibacter soopunensis, the DNA window AACTCGGCTCCTGAATCCGCGCTTGCCCACTCCGGGGCGTCCACATACGATCCTGCGGCCCGTAGATTACCCGAAATGCCTCCGAAACGGCCTCCGAGCCCGGTCTCGGGGTCAAATCAGCGCCCGGCGGCCCCCATTCGGTGCGTGACGTACTCGCTCCACGCCTGCATGACCACGGCGCGGCGCTCCAGCAGGTCGGAGCGCTGGTACGCCTGAACGACCCGGCTTCTCGGGACGTGGGCGAGGCAGGCCTCCGCGACCTCCGCCGCGACACCGGTCTCGGCCATCCACGACCGGGCGCTCGACCGGAACCCGTGAACCGTGGAGGTGATCCCCGCCCGCCGGAGCACACGCCCCGGCGCGTTCCTCGGCAACACCGCGCCGGTTCGCGACGGGAACACGAGCGACGAGTCCGGAGCAAGCGCCCGCGCCCGCTCCAGAACGCCGAGCGCGCCCGTGCTCAACGGAACGGAGAACTCGCGACCCGCCTTCATCCTCGACGCCGGGATCGTCCACACGCCCGCTTCCAGGTCGATCTCGTCCCACCGCGCCCCGCGTGCCTCTCCGGCCCGCACCGCCGTCAACGCGATCATCTCGACGCACGGCATCGCCGACGGGTGGATGTACCTCACCCCACGTATCGCCCGGATGGCGGCCGCGACCTCCCGATGCGGCAGGGCGCGGTAATGGGTGGGCGCGTAGCCGTTCACCCTCGGCAGCGCCGCGACCGCCCGGTCCACCGGGTCGTCCGGGCGGAGATTCTTCCCAACGCACCAGCGGAAGACCGCGGAGAACCGGCGCTTGGCTCTCCGGGCGGCGGCGGGCTTCGATGCCCAGATCGGCGCGAGGCACGCCAGCACGTCCGCGCTCGTGATCCGGTCCACAGGCTTGTCAAGCAGGGGCACGGCATGGACGCGGAACGTCGCGGCCCACTCCTTGGCCACCGTGCCCCCTACCTTCCAGCTGTCGCGGTGCAGCTCGATGGTGCGTTCGACCGCCTCGGCAAACGTGGGGACGCCGTGCCCGCGCGGATCGCCGCCGTGGCGGACCGCCCGGCTGTTGTCCAGCGCCTTGCGGCGCGCCTCGGCGAGCGTGATTTCGGGATACGGCCCGAGCCCGACCGAGGTGAGCCGTCCCTCGATCCGAAGCCGCTGGCGCCACGTCTTGCTGATGCGGCCGGCCTTGGTGCGGTGGACCCTGAGGCTCAGTCCCCGCCCGCCTCGGCCGTCGCCGTAGACGCCCGGACGGTTGATCGTGCGGACGAAGGCGGCGGTGAGCGTCCTAGGTCGTTTCGTCATGGGGTCCTTTCTGAATGCGTATCACTTATTGCAACACTACACGGGGAAGAATACACCGGATGTTGATAAACCGCAAGAGATGTGGAGATTGCCGTAAATCCCTATAAAATCCTGTATTACTGGACATTACTGGACTACCAGCGGACGGCTATGGATCGTACTGGAAGCTGGCAATGCAGTCGATGATGGACTGCACGATCTGCACATTCGAAACATCACCAGATCGCCGCATCTCCGCCAGTCGCGGCCCGGCGGGCGCGTGCGCCTTCCGCGGCAGGTGCCTGCGGGCGATCCTGGGCGCGCCGGGCCGTCCGGCGTTGGGGATCTTGCCGTCTCGCACGAGGCGGCCCAGGTGGTCGGCGGAGTATCCGCTCTCGCGGGAGGCCTCGACCAGCGAGAACGTGGTCTCGTCCCGCTCGGCGATGGTGTCCTCGAGTTCGGCGGCGCATCGTTCCAGCGCGATGGCCGGGGGCTCGCTGCCGTAGCGGCGGAGCGCCTTGG includes these proteins:
- a CDS encoding tyrosine-type recombinase/integrase, translating into MTKRPRTLTAAFVRTINRPGVYGDGRGGRGLSLRVHRTKAGRISKTWRQRLRIEGRLTSVGLGPYPEITLAEARRKALDNSRAVRHGGDPRGHGVPTFAEAVERTIELHRDSWKVGGTVAKEWAATFRVHAVPLLDKPVDRITSADVLACLAPIWASKPAAARRAKRRFSAVFRWCVGKNLRPDDPVDRAVAALPRVNGYAPTHYRALPHREVAAAIRAIRGVRYIHPSAMPCVEMIALTAVRAGEARGARWDEIDLEAGVWTIPASRMKAGREFSVPLSTGALGVLERARALAPDSSLVFPSRTGAVLPRNAPGRVLRRAGITSTVHGFRSSARSWMAETGVAAEVAEACLAHVPRSRVVQAYQRSDLLERRAVVMQAWSEYVTHRMGAAGR